In Prosthecochloris sp. GSB1, the following proteins share a genomic window:
- a CDS encoding MiaB/RimO family radical SAM methylthiotransferase: MQKKKRVLAVTLGCKLNYAETSAILEGFIRAGWEIAGENDFADLVIVHTCGVTGQAGRKSRQQVRKMMKRYPESRIAVVGCYAQLEPDVVERLGDVDVILGSREKFLAGNYEQPADGGVRRDVSTLWSSLDGVVPARSLIHGRSVSRTRAFLKIQDGCDYGCSYCAIPLARGRSRSIGLDAVLADASSLADAGYREIVLTGVNIADYRYNGATLPDLLLELESVNVPRIRISSIEPDRCDDRLLETVAASSKIMPHFHLPLQGGSDAILAAMRRRYTVSEYREKFLRAVDAIADGAIGADVMTGYPGESEKDFESMYALLEGLPVAYLHVFPCSVRPSTLLAREVEKGARATVPADTVHRRSRLLLELGEKKKREFVERHVGRTLQVLFETSESGICSGYSGNYIRVGVQGGKGGEAERFVGREATVLAERIAPGLYLEGRIVT, encoded by the coding sequence ATGCAAAAGAAAAAACGGGTGCTGGCTGTTACGCTCGGTTGCAAGCTGAACTATGCCGAAACGTCGGCCATTCTTGAGGGCTTCATCCGTGCCGGCTGGGAAATCGCCGGGGAAAACGATTTTGCGGATCTGGTCATCGTTCATACCTGCGGAGTGACAGGTCAGGCCGGTCGGAAATCTCGTCAGCAGGTAAGAAAAATGATGAAGAGGTATCCGGAAAGCAGGATCGCGGTTGTCGGTTGTTACGCGCAGCTCGAACCGGATGTCGTGGAGCGCCTTGGAGACGTTGATGTGATTTTGGGGTCGAGGGAGAAGTTCCTTGCCGGAAACTACGAACAGCCTGCCGACGGCGGGGTGCGCCGGGATGTTTCGACGCTCTGGAGTTCCCTGGACGGGGTCGTTCCCGCCCGTTCGCTGATCCACGGCCGCTCGGTATCCAGAACGCGCGCTTTTCTCAAGATCCAGGACGGTTGTGACTACGGCTGTTCCTATTGCGCCATTCCGCTGGCGAGGGGACGATCGCGTTCGATAGGTCTCGATGCTGTTCTGGCGGATGCATCGTCTCTTGCCGATGCGGGTTATCGCGAGATCGTGCTCACGGGAGTCAATATCGCGGATTACCGCTACAATGGCGCAACGCTTCCGGACCTTCTCCTGGAACTGGAGTCGGTAAACGTTCCGCGCATCCGGATCAGCTCGATCGAGCCCGACCGATGCGACGATCGGCTGCTTGAAACCGTCGCGGCGTCATCGAAAATCATGCCGCATTTTCATCTTCCCCTGCAGGGAGGTTCGGACGCTATTCTTGCCGCCATGCGACGCCGTTACACAGTCTCCGAATACCGGGAGAAATTTCTGAGGGCCGTCGACGCGATCGCCGATGGCGCGATAGGCGCGGATGTCATGACCGGTTACCCGGGTGAAAGCGAAAAAGATTTCGAATCGATGTACGCTTTGCTTGAAGGTCTGCCTGTTGCCTATCTGCATGTTTTCCCCTGTTCCGTCAGGCCGTCCACCCTGTTGGCGAGAGAGGTGGAAAAAGGGGCGCGCGCGACAGTTCCCGCGGATACAGTTCACCGGAGGAGCCGTCTTCTTCTGGAACTCGGAGAAAAAAAGAAACGCGAATTTGTCGAACGCCATGTCGGCAGAACGCTCCAGGTTCTTTTCGAAACCTCCGAGAGCGGCATCTGTTCGGGTTATTCCGGGAACTACATCAGGGTTGGGGTGCAGGGAGGAAAGGGAGGCGAGGCCGAAAGGTTTGTCGGCAGGGAAGCGACGGTTCTTGCTGAAAGGATTGCTCCAGGTTTGTATTTAGAAGGCAGAATCGTAACTTGA
- the era gene encoding GTPase Era, whose product MPYKRTFYCGYTSIIGPPNAGKSTLLNRLLDHKLSIVTPKPQTTRKKITGIYHNEHCQIVFLDTPGIMQPMQMLHDAMLKTTRDTLREADAVVVMIPASAGNEPFDSITAAMLFDEWALPSGKPVVAVLNKADLLDTDARRRALDNIREIWNPREALAISALRGENTGRLIEALLPLMPHDRALFPEDILSTAPERFFVSEIIREKIFLQYGQEVPYATEVVIDEFREQHENDPSRKDLIRCSIVVERDSQKHILIGTRGSALKKLGQAARKDIEEFLGRPVFLEIFVKVRPNWRKKKNLLKSYGY is encoded by the coding sequence ATGCCATACAAAAGAACGTTTTACTGCGGTTACACCTCCATTATCGGCCCGCCAAACGCGGGCAAGTCCACCCTGCTGAACAGGTTGCTGGATCACAAACTATCAATAGTAACGCCCAAACCCCAAACCACAAGAAAAAAAATCACGGGGATATACCACAACGAACACTGCCAGATCGTTTTTCTTGACACCCCCGGCATCATGCAGCCAATGCAAATGCTGCACGATGCCATGCTGAAAACCACCCGTGACACGCTCAGGGAAGCCGATGCCGTCGTTGTGATGATTCCCGCCTCCGCCGGAAACGAACCGTTCGACAGCATAACGGCGGCAATGCTGTTCGACGAATGGGCCCTGCCATCGGGCAAGCCGGTCGTCGCCGTCCTCAACAAGGCGGATCTACTCGACACTGACGCCCGCCGAAGAGCACTGGACAATATCCGCGAAATCTGGAACCCGCGGGAGGCCCTTGCGATCTCCGCCCTTCGGGGAGAAAACACCGGCCGACTGATAGAAGCTCTCCTGCCGCTCATGCCGCATGATCGCGCGCTTTTCCCGGAAGACATCCTCAGCACCGCTCCTGAACGGTTTTTCGTCAGCGAAATCATCAGGGAAAAAATCTTCCTGCAGTATGGCCAGGAAGTACCTTATGCAACTGAAGTGGTCATCGACGAATTCAGGGAACAGCACGAAAACGATCCGTCGAGAAAAGATCTCATCCGTTGCTCCATCGTAGTCGAACGCGACTCACAGAAACATATCCTTATCGGCACAAGGGGCTCGGCCCTTAAAAAACTCGGGCAGGCTGCAAGGAAAGATATAGAGGAATTTCTCGGAAGGCCCGTTTTTCTGGAAATTTTCGTGAAGGTGAGACCGAATTGGCGAAAGAAAAAAAATCTGCTGAAAAGTTACGGTTACTGA
- a CDS encoding sulfite exporter TauE/SafE family protein has product MSRKKPPVMQFVWMFFTGIAAGILSGMFGIGGGILIVPALVIIAGMTQQAATATSLIALLLPVGILGVMEYYRMGRISAENIWFGLLIALGLFAGAFFGAKIAIGLTNEVLRKAFAVFIGIVAVRMWLQ; this is encoded by the coding sequence ATTTCCAGGAAAAAACCCCCTGTCATGCAGTTTGTCTGGATGTTTTTCACGGGCATCGCCGCAGGAATCCTTTCCGGCATGTTCGGCATAGGCGGAGGAATACTCATCGTGCCAGCCCTGGTAATCATCGCGGGAATGACGCAACAGGCAGCCACCGCCACGTCCCTGATCGCGCTTTTGTTGCCGGTAGGCATACTTGGCGTTATGGAGTACTACCGGATGGGAAGAATCAGCGCGGAAAACATCTGGTTCGGGTTGCTGATCGCCCTGGGACTGTTTGCCGGCGCATTTTTCGGGGCAAAAATCGCCATCGGACTGACGAATGAGGTGCTTCGCAAGGCGTTCGCAGTATTTATTGGAATTGTTGCAGTGAGAATGTGGTTACAATAG
- a CDS encoding adenine phosphoribosyltransferase: protein MPIKSRIRTIPDYPQKGIMFRDITTLLRDPVGFRLVIDQFTQHYLENGSDFDMIVGMEARGFIIGGALSYTLGKGFVPIRKPGKLPGEVVDQEYQLEYGTDRVEMHIDAVERGTRVLVVDDLLATGGTALAGAALVEKVGGVVAEMAFIVNLPDIGGQKKLEEKGYKLYCLTEFEGE from the coding sequence ATGCCAATCAAGTCACGCATCCGCACGATACCCGATTATCCCCAGAAAGGGATCATGTTCCGCGACATTACCACTCTCCTCAGGGACCCTGTCGGTTTCAGGCTTGTCATCGACCAGTTCACCCAGCATTACCTCGAAAACGGTTCCGATTTCGATATGATCGTCGGCATGGAGGCTCGCGGTTTCATTATCGGCGGAGCGTTATCCTACACTCTCGGCAAGGGATTCGTGCCGATCAGAAAGCCGGGGAAGCTGCCTGGTGAAGTGGTTGATCAGGAATACCAGCTCGAGTACGGCACGGACAGGGTCGAAATGCACATCGACGCCGTCGAACGGGGTACGCGCGTGCTGGTTGTCGACGACCTGCTGGCGACCGGAGGAACGGCGCTTGCTGGAGCCGCCCTCGTTGAAAAAGTTGGTGGAGTCGTGGCCGAAATGGCGTTTATCGTCAATCTTCCCGACATCGGCGGTCAGAAGAAACTCGAAGAGAAGGGGTACAAGCTCTACTGTCTTACGGAATTCGAGGGCGAATGA
- a CDS encoding HU family DNA-binding protein produces the protein MGKTTTKADLVNTISHRTGLTKHETEAVVDCLFDSIIDSLKEGNRIEIRGFGSFNIRYKNQRMARNPRTGEKVAVEAKNVPTFKISKEFKHAVSQSLRAD, from the coding sequence ATGGGTAAGACAACTACGAAAGCCGACCTCGTCAATACGATCTCGCACAGGACCGGTCTGACCAAACATGAAACTGAAGCTGTCGTGGATTGTCTTTTCGACAGCATAATCGATTCGCTGAAAGAGGGCAACCGGATCGAGATACGAGGTTTCGGCTCGTTCAACATACGCTACAAGAACCAGCGGATGGCCCGCAATCCCCGGACAGGCGAAAAAGTCGCCGTGGAAGCGAAAAACGTTCCGACATTCAAGATCTCGAAGGAGTTCAAACATGCGGTCAGCCAGAGCCTCAGGGCCGACTGA
- the rodA gene encoding rod shape-determining protein RodA gives MVHQHNRIDSWLFGFMAGLVALGLLAIFSASNGVGQTDLFYKQFSWFGIGLIVMALIYYSDYRKIMEYAYFFYACGIFLLLLVLLFGTEVAGATSWLRIGFVSLQPSEMAKVTTILALARYLSSDKTDISSIQHVVVALTIALVPALLVTLQPDMGTTLTYLSFIFPIMIMAGFNVYYLLLLLLPFVLTVMGFFNIYLLVFFSAAGFALLFYLRKGFRFSQLAVSLGGLAGGFLTMRFAGDILKPHQMKRIQTFLDPMSDPQGAGYNALQAKIAIGSGGLLGKGFLEGTQTQLRFIPAQWTDFIFCVIGEEMGLVGTMTLLGLFLALLLRLLWHVGIIKNKFVELTLVGFVSLWLAHVLINVGMTIGLFPVIGVPLPFLSYGGSSLLANMAMVALALNFHRNKRNLGY, from the coding sequence ATGGTACATCAGCATAACAGAATCGACAGTTGGCTTTTCGGATTCATGGCAGGTCTTGTTGCGCTTGGATTGCTTGCAATTTTCAGCGCCAGTAACGGAGTCGGCCAGACTGATTTGTTTTACAAGCAATTTTCATGGTTCGGGATCGGTCTGATCGTCATGGCCCTGATATATTATTCGGATTACAGGAAGATAATGGAGTATGCCTACTTTTTCTATGCGTGCGGTATATTTTTGTTGCTTCTTGTGTTGCTCTTCGGGACGGAGGTTGCGGGAGCGACCAGTTGGCTTCGCATAGGTTTTGTCAGTCTCCAGCCTTCCGAAATGGCAAAGGTAACCACCATTCTCGCGCTTGCACGCTATCTTTCCAGCGATAAAACCGATATCTCCTCGATCCAGCATGTCGTCGTCGCGTTGACTATAGCCCTGGTTCCAGCGCTGCTTGTCACCTTGCAGCCGGATATGGGCACCACCCTGACCTATCTTTCGTTTATTTTTCCCATCATGATCATGGCGGGGTTCAACGTCTATTACCTTCTGCTTTTGCTCCTGCCGTTCGTGCTTACCGTCATGGGTTTTTTCAACATATACTTGCTTGTCTTCTTCTCGGCGGCAGGTTTCGCGCTGCTTTTCTATCTTCGCAAGGGATTCAGATTTTCCCAGCTCGCCGTGTCACTTGGGGGACTGGCAGGCGGTTTTTTGACCATGCGGTTTGCTGGCGATATTCTCAAGCCTCACCAGATGAAAAGGATTCAGACATTTCTCGACCCGATGTCCGATCCGCAAGGCGCCGGTTACAACGCCCTTCAGGCGAAGATCGCCATAGGTTCAGGAGGCTTGCTCGGGAAAGGGTTTCTCGAGGGAACGCAGACACAGCTTCGTTTCATTCCCGCTCAATGGACCGATTTCATTTTTTGTGTTATAGGTGAGGAAATGGGGCTTGTCGGGACCATGACGCTGCTCGGGTTGTTTCTTGCTCTTCTCCTGCGTCTGCTATGGCATGTCGGTATCATCAAAAACAAGTTTGTCGAACTGACGCTCGTGGGTTTCGTCTCGCTATGGCTGGCTCATGTGCTTATCAATGTGGGCATGACGATCGGGCTTTTCCCCGTTATCGGCGTTCCTCTTCCGTTTCTTTCCTACGGGGGATCTTCCCTTCTTGCTAACATGGCGATGGTCGCACTGGCGCTTAATTTTCATCGTAACAAACGCAATCTCGGATATTGA
- the rpsA gene encoding 30S ribosomal protein S1 gives MSETQTIEQQKVAKAGRGGGRIKFFADYEPSELQEMEQLYSSTLNEISQEEIVKGKIVDISNKDVTIDVGFKSEGIVSKLEFKDEDELKVGDEVEVYLENIEDKMGQLILSKRKADVLRIWDKIYDSIENDTIINGKIINRVKGGMTVSLSGVEAFLPGSQIDVKPVRDFDALVGRTMDFRVVKINPVTQNIVVSHKVILEEEYAAKREEMLANIKVGMVLEGSVKNITDFGIFVDLGGLDGLVHITDITWGRINHPSEVVELDQPIKVVVVGFDEETKRVSLGMKQLEPHPWENIEIKYPVGIKTNGRVVSITDYGAFVEIEKGIEGLVHISEMSWTQHIKHPSQFVSLGQDVEVVILNIDKEHTKLSLSMKRVTEDPWIALSEKYIESSLHKGTISNITDFGVFVELEPGVDGLVHISDLSWTKKIRHPSELVKKNQELEVKVLKFDVNARRIALGHKQINPDPWDEFEQKYAVGSECSGTVSQIIEKGVIVILPGEVDGFVPVSHLLQGGVKDIHTSFKVDDELPLRVIEFDKENKRIILSALEYFKDKSKEEIEEYLQAHPNEKKEIEDASAELDSKSSSGGKSKAN, from the coding sequence ATGTCAGAAACACAAACAATCGAACAGCAGAAGGTAGCGAAAGCAGGCCGTGGCGGCGGAAGGATCAAATTTTTCGCCGATTACGAGCCTTCTGAACTCCAGGAAATGGAGCAGCTCTACTCCAGCACCCTCAACGAAATCAGCCAGGAGGAAATCGTCAAGGGCAAGATCGTAGACATATCCAACAAGGACGTTACCATCGATGTCGGCTTCAAATCGGAAGGCATCGTTTCGAAACTCGAATTCAAGGATGAGGACGAGCTCAAGGTCGGCGACGAAGTCGAGGTCTATCTCGAGAACATCGAGGACAAGATGGGCCAGCTCATTCTCTCAAAGAGAAAGGCGGACGTTCTCAGAATCTGGGACAAGATCTACGATTCCATCGAGAACGATACCATCATCAACGGCAAGATCATCAATCGCGTCAAGGGAGGCATGACGGTTTCTCTTTCAGGCGTCGAGGCATTCCTGCCAGGTTCCCAGATCGACGTCAAGCCGGTTCGCGATTTCGACGCTCTTGTCGGCAGGACCATGGATTTCAGGGTCGTCAAGATCAATCCTGTCACGCAGAATATCGTTGTCAGTCATAAGGTTATCCTCGAAGAGGAATACGCAGCAAAACGCGAGGAAATGCTCGCCAACATCAAGGTCGGCATGGTTCTCGAAGGCTCGGTCAAGAACATCACCGATTTCGGTATCTTCGTCGATCTCGGCGGTCTCGACGGCCTTGTCCACATCACCGACATCACCTGGGGAAGGATCAACCATCCTTCGGAGGTCGTCGAGCTTGATCAGCCGATCAAGGTCGTCGTCGTCGGTTTCGACGAGGAAACCAAACGGGTTTCGCTCGGCATGAAGCAGCTCGAGCCCCATCCGTGGGAAAACATAGAAATCAAGTATCCAGTCGGGATCAAGACCAACGGCCGCGTCGTTTCCATTACCGATTACGGTGCGTTTGTCGAGATCGAAAAGGGTATCGAGGGCCTCGTTCATATTTCCGAGATGAGCTGGACACAGCATATCAAGCATCCGAGTCAGTTCGTTTCGCTCGGTCAGGACGTCGAAGTCGTCATTCTCAACATCGACAAGGAGCATACCAAGCTTTCACTTTCGATGAAACGGGTGACCGAGGATCCATGGATCGCGCTTTCCGAGAAATACATCGAAAGCTCCCTGCACAAAGGCACCATCAGCAACATCACCGATTTCGGCGTTTTCGTCGAGCTCGAACCGGGTGTCGACGGTCTTGTGCACATTTCAGATCTTTCCTGGACCAAGAAGATCCGTCATCCGAGCGAGCTCGTGAAAAAGAACCAGGAACTTGAGGTCAAGGTCCTGAAGTTCGATGTCAATGCACGGCGCATCGCACTTGGCCACAAGCAGATCAATCCCGATCCCTGGGACGAGTTCGAGCAGAAATACGCGGTGGGTTCCGAGTGTTCCGGCACCGTATCGCAGATTATCGAGAAAGGCGTTATCGTGATTCTTCCCGGAGAGGTCGACGGTTTCGTGCCGGTGTCCCATTTGCTTCAGGGCGGAGTGAAGGATATTCATACATCCTTCAAGGTCGATGACGAGCTTCCTCTGCGCGTCATCGAGTTCGACAAGGAGAACAAGCGCATCATTCTTTCCGCGCTCGAGTATTTCAAGGACAAGAGCAAGGAGGAGATCGAGGAATATCTCCAGGCGCATCCAAACGAAAAGAAAGAGATCGAGGACGCCAGCGCGGAACTCGATTCGAAATCTTCTTCAGGCGGCAAAAGCAAGGCCAACTGA
- a CDS encoding sodium:proton antiporter, with protein MKDSLFRMFSTALTVFLFVAGFNGVLFASETADAAHAAAAVHHLPPVWTVIPFGALLLMIATGPLFYHSFWEHNYPKVSLALAAIVAGFYGFFMDHGTHVLLHTLEEYISFMALIGSLFIVSGGILIRIEQRGRPTINAAILFLGAILADIIGTTGASMLLIRPYMRINEGRIQPFHIVFFIIIISNIGGGLTPIGDPPLFLGFLKGVPFFWILSEVWLIWLGSIVVLLAIFMVLDKRAGAGSLPAELKGKVGGGISITGRRNFIFLLIIIIAVFLDPAVISGFPSLQKMFHLPFGIRELIMGFIAYSAYRSSNPVALRGNEFNFEPIKEVGFLFIGIFATMIPALELIGAYAQAHAADFSVSRFYWLTGLLSGVLDNAPTYLNFLAGSMGKFGSDIGSVEAVREFSSGVASPIAGDVRSDVYLLAISVAAVFFGAMTYIGNAPNFMVKNIAEQADVDVPSFVEYIYKYSIPLLVPVFFVIWLLFFNY; from the coding sequence ATGAAAGATTCCCTGTTTCGCATGTTTTCAACGGCGCTGACCGTTTTTCTTTTCGTCGCCGGGTTCAACGGGGTTCTGTTTGCATCCGAAACCGCCGATGCAGCTCATGCCGCAGCGGCGGTACATCATCTCCCTCCCGTCTGGACGGTCATTCCTTTTGGCGCGCTTCTGCTTATGATCGCTACCGGCCCGCTTTTCTATCACAGTTTCTGGGAGCACAACTATCCAAAAGTGTCATTGGCCCTGGCGGCCATCGTAGCGGGTTTCTACGGCTTTTTCATGGATCACGGCACTCACGTTCTGCTTCACACGCTCGAGGAATATATTTCCTTCATGGCCCTGATCGGTTCGCTTTTTATCGTATCCGGGGGGATTCTCATCAGGATCGAGCAGCGCGGCCGTCCGACGATCAATGCGGCAATTCTTTTTCTGGGGGCAATTCTTGCTGATATCATCGGCACGACCGGGGCTTCAATGCTTCTTATCCGCCCCTATATGCGAATCAACGAGGGGCGCATCCAGCCGTTTCATATCGTTTTCTTCATCATAATCATAAGCAATATCGGCGGCGGGCTCACTCCTATCGGCGATCCTCCGCTTTTCCTCGGCTTCCTCAAGGGTGTGCCGTTCTTCTGGATTCTTTCGGAGGTATGGCTTATATGGCTCGGCAGCATTGTCGTTCTCCTCGCGATTTTCATGGTTCTCGACAAACGCGCAGGAGCAGGTTCCCTGCCCGCTGAACTCAAGGGAAAAGTCGGTGGGGGTATTTCGATCACCGGACGGCGAAACTTTATCTTTCTGCTCATCATCATCATTGCCGTCTTTCTCGACCCGGCGGTTATCTCCGGTTTTCCGAGCCTGCAGAAGATGTTTCACCTGCCGTTCGGGATCCGTGAACTCATCATGGGCTTCATTGCCTATTCGGCATACCGTTCATCCAATCCCGTGGCGCTTCGGGGCAACGAGTTCAACTTCGAACCCATAAAGGAAGTCGGTTTTCTTTTTATCGGCATTTTCGCCACCATGATACCCGCTCTGGAGCTGATCGGCGCGTACGCGCAGGCGCACGCCGCCGATTTTTCGGTTTCGCGCTTTTACTGGTTGACAGGCTTGCTCTCCGGCGTCCTGGACAATGCGCCGACCTATCTCAACTTTCTCGCGGGCTCCATGGGTAAGTTCGGTTCCGATATAGGGTCGGTGGAAGCGGTACGGGAGTTCTCTTCTGGCGTAGCCTCTCCCATCGCGGGGGATGTGCGTTCGGACGTCTATCTTCTTGCCATTTCCGTGGCCGCGGTGTTTTTCGGCGCCATGACCTATATCGGCAACGCGCCGAATTTCATGGTGAAGAATATAGCGGAGCAGGCCGACGTCGATGTGCCCAGCTTTGTTGAATACATCTACAAATACTCGATACCGCTGCTGGTGCCGGTATTTTTCGTCATCTGGCTTCTTTTCTTCAATTATTAA
- the cmk gene encoding (d)CMP kinase, which translates to MKTGVEVPKIIVAIDGPAASGKSTTARQVAGKLGYVYIDTGAMYRSVTLKALEAGVMEELQRAPDEIRPLLDDIRITFEGDRVFLDGRDVTSAIRENRVSCHVSFISSLKPVRDCLKILQQRIGRERGVVMDGRDIGTVIFPDAELKIFLVADVAERARRRYEELILKKGTKEGLPPLGELTLEIEKRDRDDATRTHAPLKKHPEAIEIDTSGMTIDSQVELVYRLATEKVEAMTQRKGPDA; encoded by the coding sequence GTGAAAACAGGAGTCGAAGTACCTAAAATCATTGTCGCGATCGACGGCCCGGCGGCCTCGGGGAAGAGCACCACGGCGCGCCAGGTGGCCGGGAAGCTCGGCTACGTCTATATCGATACGGGCGCGATGTACCGGTCGGTAACGCTCAAGGCACTGGAGGCGGGCGTGATGGAGGAATTGCAGCGGGCGCCGGATGAAATCAGGCCGCTTCTCGACGATATCAGGATAACGTTCGAGGGTGACCGGGTCTTTCTCGATGGGCGTGACGTGACTTCCGCCATCAGAGAAAACAGGGTGTCGTGCCACGTGAGCTTTATCAGTTCACTGAAGCCGGTCAGGGATTGCCTGAAGATTCTCCAGCAACGAATCGGGCGCGAAAGGGGGGTTGTGATGGACGGCCGAGACATCGGGACCGTCATTTTTCCCGATGCCGAGCTGAAGATTTTTCTTGTCGCCGATGTGGCGGAACGGGCAAGGCGCCGATACGAGGAGCTTATTCTGAAGAAAGGTACGAAGGAAGGCCTTCCCCCGCTCGGCGAACTGACGCTGGAGATCGAGAAGCGGGACCGTGATGATGCGACCAGAACCCATGCGCCCCTGAAAAAACATCCCGAAGCGATCGAAATCGATACCTCCGGCATGACGATCGACTCCCAGGTGGAACTTGTCTACAGGCTCGCCACGGAGAAAGTCGAGGCCATGACGCAGCGAAAAGGCCCTGATGCATAA